The DNA segment TACGCGGACGACGTTCGCCCCCCGAGCGGCCGGGCCATCAGTGCCATGCGGGCCCAGGGCGGCAGTGAAGGCTCTGCCCGCCCGGGACCCGCCATCGTGACCCCACGGCAGGCAACGCAAGACGGCCAATCACTTCGGGGAGAAGGAACGAACCTACCGGCGTACTCCGGAACGCCGAACCAGGCGCCCCCACCCGCTCCGAATCCGCTGGATGTGGAAGCGGAACGGAACCGGCAGCGGGCGGAGCAGGGTCCGAGACCCGCAGTGGTCCTGGGGGGCGTGCCGAGACGGGCCATGTCCGCGGCGTCCAGTGGCGGGCGTGCAATTCCGGGCGTGGATGTGAGTCCACTGGGCCCAAGTCCTGCCCCTGCGCCCGCACCGGCCCCTACGCCCACGCCCGCACGTGCGCCGTCCCGGAATGAGATCTCCCAGGCCCGGCTGGCCCATCGTGAATCTGCAGCGGCCAGTGCCCCGGCACCAGCGCCGACCGCATCACCTGCCCCAGCACCATCGGCCCCGACTGCTCCGGTGACCCCGACGCCGACCCCTGCACCTCGTCCAACTCCTGTCCCTGCACCAGCGCCGACGCCTGCACGTGCACCTGCACCGCAGTCCGCTGCAGTGACCCCGGCAAGCACCCCCACGCCACCAGCACCCGCGGCCACCCCCACCCCGGCACCCAAGGCCACGCCCGCCAGCGCCGGACAGACGAATCCGCCCTCGACGTCAGATCAGAAAGAGGAATGACCATGACGCACGCCCGTGAAACGGCGTGGAGAGTCCGGGGAGGCGCCGTTCGCGTCTCCCCCATCTTCACCCCCACAGCCCCCCCACCGCCCCGCATCACCCACCTCACCCCTCCCGTCAGCGTGGCAGCACCAGCCATCTGGCGGCGTCTCCGGAGCGCCCCGTGACGCCCTCACAACCTGAACGGCCGCAGGCCAATCCGCCAAGCCCCGTCGCCATTGCCGCCCTGAGCAGCACCATGCTCAGCGCATCCATCCTCCTGATGCAAGCCCTGGACGTCGGCCAGCGGTCGGCTCCCCTGATCTACAAACACACCGGACTCGCGCAGGCCCGGCAGTTGAAGGAAGACGCCATGGCCGCCCTGCTGATCTCCTGTGGCACGGATGAGAAGTGCGGGCCCTGGCTGAGCGCGCAGTTCTCCGCGGGCATGGCCGGGTACTGGCTGGCCCTCCTGCTGCCCGTCATCGCCATTCCCCTCACGATGAAGTTCTTCCCCAGCCGCAAGGCCGTGCCGCAGAAGGACCCCGGTCTTGCCCGCTGGGAAAACAAGGCGGCCCTGAAGCGGTACATGTACGGCAGCGACTCCACGAACGACCCGTTTATCGGCTTCCTCGGGTACCTCAAGAGCGGCGAGGTGGGCGGCACGTTCGACTCCAAGGACCTTCCCCCGATGTACATCCCGCTGGAGGACTGGTGTCAGAACACCCTGGTGTGGGGCGGCATCCGGAGTGGCAAGACGACGTCGTTCTTCCAGCCGAACATCTTCCTGGGCGCGCACCTGGGCATCACGTGCGTGGTCTTCGATGTGAAGTGGCCGCAGAAGGACAGCGGGTTCTACGAGACGATCGGGTACTGGCACGCGCGGAAGCGGCGCACGGTGCTGCTCGCGCCGTACGAGCCGTACGGGGCGCGCGTCAACCTGATCGCGGGCGTCTTCTCCTTTTCGGACGCGCTGGAGGTGGCGGACGCCGTGTTCCCACCCCCGGAGTTCATGGAGGAGCGTGGGAAGCACTACAACGACAAGAAGCGCTTCATGATCGCCGCGTTGATGTGGCTCCTCCGCACGGAGATGGGTGACCAGGCCCACATGGGTCACGTCCTGGAACACGCCATGCTGCCCGACGACCGCCTCATGGAATGGGTCGAGACGGCCAGGGACGAGCAGGCGAAAGCGATCCTCACCGGGTACCGGGACGCGGGCGAGAGCAACTTCGCCGAGACCAAGAACGGCATCATCAGTGCCCTCAAAGTGTTCTTCAATCAGGACGTCGTCCGAGCCACGAGCGGCCTCCCGACCGAGACCACTCAACTGGAGGAATGCTTCCGCCAGCCGTCCCTGGTGATGGTCGGCATCAACCAGAAGAACATGATGGACGGCTCGGGCGAGGTGCTCTTCCGACTCTACAAACGCCTGCTGGATGCAGCAGCCATGCGTGTAGCGGCGGAGCAGGGCGGCCGCCTCAGAGTGCACCTGGCGTACATGATGGACGAGCTGCCCAGCATCGGGAAGATCAACTACATGATGCGGTCCCTGGGAACGCTGCGCTCGTACAACATCTCCCACCACCTCGGGATTCAGAACGACGCGCAGGGCCAACTGGTGTACGGGGAGGCATACTGGAAGGCCATCACGACGAACGTGGTGGCCCGCGTGATCGTGTTCCCGCGTGGCATCAACGGGGATGACGCGAAGAAGATCCGGGACCTGATCGGCAAGACGACCGCCACGGAAGTCGGGGTGACGGGTAGCCGCTCCATCCGCGTGCTGGAGCACGAGGGCAGCAATGCCGTGTCCGCCAAGCTCGTCGAGCGAGACCTGCTCTCCTACGAGGAGTTCTCTCAATTCACGCTGGGCGAAGCGGTGGTCCGCGTGAACGGTCACCAGCCGATCAGGACGCAGCTCGCGCCCATGACCATGGCGACCGTGGAGGGAAGTGGCATCACGCCAGGGTCGAAACCCAACCTGCTGCACGCGTTCTACCGGGAGACCATCGCGCGGTGCCCGGGCGGCCTGGTGGCGTACACGGCCCGAATCATTCAGGAGGGCTCACTCGCAGGGGCCACCAGTGCATCGTCCCAGCGGGGCACCCAGAATGCGCCGTCACACCCCGTGCCCGCATCGGTGGCACCACAACCCGTCCCCGCCCAGGAATCGGCGCCAGGCGCGACGGGGAGTGCCGCCAACCTGTCGGTCACTGAAGTGGTGCAGTGGCTCCGGGCGTGCATGACTGAACTCATCGAGATCGAGTGGCAGCTGCCGGAGCGGGTGATCACGGTGCGGGTCGATGCGGAGGCGGACACCGTCAACGGCACGACTGCCGTGACGCGCCTGGTGATCGGTGGACTGCTGGAGCGGACCCGGACGGCTTCCCACGCCCGCCTGACGAAGAAGGCCCACGCCGCACTTCCGGCCGACCTGCACGCTGATCTGGCGGACTATCCGGACGCCTACGCGGTCTACCGGTGGCTGCGGGACAACGCCCTGAGCATCAGCGGCACGCCCGAACGTGCAGCGTACGAAGCCCAGTGCGCGAGCACCGACCCCCCCACCACGCCGACCGAACCTGCCGCTCAGGTGATCGACGGGACCCTGCTCTGCACCATGACCCGCACCCGGGAGATCTTCAGAGGTGAGGGCGTTCTCCGGTTCCCGCAGAAGCGGATCGGCAGTCGGGATCACAACCAGATTCCTGTGCAGTCACTCGCTGCGACGGCGGCCGCCGTCCGCCAGGCACGGGCCGCGGAAGCCGAACCGACTGGGGAGGGCAAGCTGTCCCGGAAGGACCGGAAACGTCAATCGAAGACGGACCTGGTGAACAGCGTCGTGGGTTCATCACCTGACGCGCCCTGACGGTCACGTCGTCACCCCGGCGCATGTCACGCTCGCGACATGCGCCGAATTCTCTGTTTCTTGATGCTCTGCGCGTCCTCCGTGGACGCGCAGAGCGCTGCCGACGTCGCGAAGTCCATTCAGGGTGCCCGCCGGGAGGTGATCGCCGTTCTCCCCCGCGTCATGAATGAGGCCGTCGCAGCTGCACTCAAGGTGGCAGCCGCCCGAGGTACCCGCGTGTTCCTCATCACTGAGCGGGCCACCGTGAAGCGCGGCGGGTAC comes from the Deinococcus sedimenti genome and includes:
- a CDS encoding type IV secretory system conjugative DNA transfer family protein; translation: MTPSQPERPQANPPSPVAIAALSSTMLSASILLMQALDVGQRSAPLIYKHTGLAQARQLKEDAMAALLISCGTDEKCGPWLSAQFSAGMAGYWLALLLPVIAIPLTMKFFPSRKAVPQKDPGLARWENKAALKRYMYGSDSTNDPFIGFLGYLKSGEVGGTFDSKDLPPMYIPLEDWCQNTLVWGGIRSGKTTSFFQPNIFLGAHLGITCVVFDVKWPQKDSGFYETIGYWHARKRRTVLLAPYEPYGARVNLIAGVFSFSDALEVADAVFPPPEFMEERGKHYNDKKRFMIAALMWLLRTEMGDQAHMGHVLEHAMLPDDRLMEWVETARDEQAKAILTGYRDAGESNFAETKNGIISALKVFFNQDVVRATSGLPTETTQLEECFRQPSLVMVGINQKNMMDGSGEVLFRLYKRLLDAAAMRVAAEQGGRLRVHLAYMMDELPSIGKINYMMRSLGTLRSYNISHHLGIQNDAQGQLVYGEAYWKAITTNVVARVIVFPRGINGDDAKKIRDLIGKTTATEVGVTGSRSIRVLEHEGSNAVSAKLVERDLLSYEEFSQFTLGEAVVRVNGHQPIRTQLAPMTMATVEGSGITPGSKPNLLHAFYRETIARCPGGLVAYTARIIQEGSLAGATSASSQRGTQNAPSHPVPASVAPQPVPAQESAPGATGSAANLSVTEVVQWLRACMTELIEIEWQLPERVITVRVDAEADTVNGTTAVTRLVIGGLLERTRTASHARLTKKAHAALPADLHADLADYPDAYAVYRWLRDNALSISGTPERAAYEAQCASTDPPTTPTEPAAQVIDGTLLCTMTRTREIFRGEGVLRFPQKRIGSRDHNQIPVQSLAATAAAVRQARAAEAEPTGEGKLSRKDRKRQSKTDLVNSVVGSSPDAP